A stretch of Leptospira terpstrae serovar Hualin str. LT 11-33 = ATCC 700639 DNA encodes these proteins:
- a CDS encoding EboA domain-containing protein: MENILTNLTQFLFEETSVAERAWLEVQAQSNALELMTAFVAAPRFISKKNVTYDSQVRENLISHLPGFQADGWNLVRLSRVWLLLHLESEPKEQFIKNIETLFDTAELNELVALYSALPLLPYPWEWLARATDAVRSNMGFVFDAISLKNPYPELYFPEAAWNQLVLKTIFNGKPIHWIYGLERRKNKELSISIFDFISERYAAGRKVPAQVWRLVGSFVEESTYPKLVQLFASKEKEEREAAALVCFESKNPQFRSLLSKYPELELSIQNGDLDWSKLESISE, translated from the coding sequence ATGGAAAACATTTTAACAAATTTGACTCAATTCCTTTTTGAAGAGACTTCCGTTGCGGAAAGGGCTTGGTTAGAAGTTCAGGCCCAATCAAATGCTTTGGAACTAATGACAGCCTTTGTAGCAGCTCCACGATTTATATCCAAAAAAAATGTTACTTATGATTCTCAAGTTCGTGAAAATTTAATTTCTCATTTGCCTGGATTTCAGGCAGACGGATGGAATTTAGTTCGATTATCACGTGTTTGGTTGTTATTACATTTGGAATCCGAACCTAAAGAACAATTTATAAAAAATATCGAAACATTATTCGATACGGCGGAGTTAAATGAACTCGTGGCATTGTATTCTGCATTGCCACTTCTACCTTATCCCTGGGAATGGTTGGCTCGAGCTACTGATGCCGTTCGTTCCAATATGGGATTTGTATTTGATGCCATTTCGCTAAAAAATCCTTATCCAGAACTTTATTTTCCTGAAGCTGCATGGAATCAACTTGTGTTAAAAACAATTTTTAATGGAAAACCCATTCATTGGATTTACGGTCTCGAAAGACGTAAAAACAAAGAGTTATCCATTTCAATTTTCGATTTTATTAGCGAAAGATATGCTGCTGGAAGAAAGGTGCCAGCGCAAGTATGGAGGCTTGTAGGTTCCTTTGTAGAGGAAAGCACATATCCGAAACTAGTTCAGTTGTTTGCCTCTAAAGAAAAGGAAGAAAGAGAAGCAGCAGCACTTGTATGTTTTGAATCTAAAAATCCACAATTTCGTTCTCTCTTATCAAAATACCCAGAATTAGAATTATCAATACAAAATGGAGATCTGGATTGGTCTAAATTAGAATCCATTTCTGAATAA
- a CDS encoding TatD family hydrolase: MCQNPNEPSKNPSHFESSNTTEEPTHRDLLWEEYQNLIEGMRFFDPHIHMVSRTTDDYQMMAKAGIVAIIEPAFWVGQPRTGLASFKDYYSSLVGWERFRSSQFGIKHYCTMGLNSREANNERLAEEVMEILPLFAYKEGVVGIGEIGFDDQTVLEEKYYRLQLELAKKAKLPVQIHTPHRDKKRGTERSMSIALEHGLDPSWVVVDHNNEETVKSVLDQGFWAAFTIYPFTKMGNERMVAVVEKYGSERIMINSSADWGISDPLAIPKTAALMKQRGIPSDVIRMVTYQNAIDAFSKSGQIDVADFEIEFQPDPNAKFHGNSILRGGQQPVISKNSLLIQ, translated from the coding sequence ATGTGCCAAAATCCAAACGAACCTTCTAAAAACCCTTCGCATTTTGAATCCAGCAATACAACCGAAGAGCCCACTCACCGTGACTTGTTATGGGAGGAATACCAAAACCTAATTGAAGGAATGCGATTTTTTGACCCACATATCCATATGGTATCAAGAACTACAGACGATTACCAAATGATGGCAAAGGCAGGGATTGTTGCAATCATTGAACCTGCTTTTTGGGTAGGACAACCTAGAACTGGACTTGCCAGTTTTAAAGATTATTATAGTAGTCTTGTGGGATGGGAAAGGTTCAGGTCTTCACAATTTGGAATTAAACATTATTGTACCATGGGGTTAAATTCAAGAGAAGCAAATAACGAGCGTCTTGCGGAAGAGGTGATGGAAATTTTACCTTTATTTGCTTACAAAGAGGGTGTTGTGGGTATTGGTGAGATTGGATTTGATGACCAAACTGTTTTAGAAGAAAAATACTACCGTCTACAATTGGAACTTGCAAAAAAAGCTAAATTACCTGTACAAATTCATACACCTCATCGGGACAAAAAAAGAGGAACCGAAAGAAGTATGTCGATTGCCTTAGAACATGGGTTAGATCCTTCTTGGGTCGTTGTAGATCATAATAACGAAGAAACCGTCAAATCGGTGTTAGACCAAGGTTTTTGGGCAGCCTTCACCATTTATCCGTTTACGAAAATGGGGAATGAAAGGATGGTTGCTGTTGTCGAAAAGTATGGATCGGAAAGGATCATGATTAACTCAAGTGCCGATTGGGGAATCTCTGATCCTCTTGCCATTCCTAAAACGGCGGCACTCATGAAACAAAGAGGGATTCCATCAGACGTAATACGTATGGTTACTTATCAAAATGCCATAGATGCATTTTCGAAAAGTGGACAGATAGATGTAGCAGACTTTGAAATAGAATTCCAGCCGGATCCCAATGCAAAGTTTCATGGCAATTCAATCCTTCGTGGTGGCCAACAACCAGTGATAAGTAAAAATTCCTTACTGATCCAATAG
- the eboC gene encoding UbiA-like protein EboC (EboC, a homolog the polyprenyltransferase UbiA, belongs to system of proteins involved in the trafficking of precursor metabolites to an extracytoplasmic compartment so that the biosynthesis of certain natural products, such as scytonemin, can be completed.): MKIKAYLTLLRPANLVTAIADILAGMAIVGFLWNDCSPILLFLSTICLYGGGVVLNDYFDASIDRFERPERPIPSGKVSEVSVLVFGSFLLGFGLIFAFLFQIQSGFIATAIVILVLTYNRFAKHNSIIGPIVMGMCRGGNLILGMSLVAEVKTNQLALAILPILYIAAITMISRDEVHGGKKTPLVFAGFLYFTVLILQLSISFHMGNFFFSFPFVILHSGMIFPPLYFAFQKPIGPLIGKAVKMGVISLIVLNASFAASFGFIFIAIFILCLLPLSLVLAKYFSVT; encoded by the coding sequence ATGAAGATTAAAGCTTATCTGACTCTCCTTAGGCCTGCAAATCTTGTGACCGCCATTGCTGACATTCTTGCCGGTATGGCAATCGTGGGTTTTCTATGGAATGATTGCAGTCCTATCTTACTTTTTCTCTCCACCATTTGTTTGTATGGCGGTGGGGTTGTTTTAAACGATTATTTTGATGCATCCATAGACCGATTCGAAAGACCCGAACGCCCCATTCCAAGTGGTAAGGTATCCGAAGTATCTGTGTTAGTTTTTGGAAGTTTTCTTTTAGGATTTGGTTTAATTTTTGCATTTTTGTTTCAAATACAAAGTGGATTCATTGCCACAGCGATTGTAATTTTAGTGCTTACATATAACCGTTTTGCAAAACATAATTCCATCATTGGTCCGATTGTCATGGGAATGTGTCGAGGTGGTAACCTTATCCTTGGAATGAGTCTTGTGGCTGAAGTAAAAACAAACCAACTCGCTCTTGCGATTCTTCCTATTTTATATATAGCTGCCATTACAATGATTAGTCGAGATGAAGTCCACGGAGGAAAAAAAACACCTTTAGTTTTCGCTGGTTTTTTATATTTTACAGTTCTCATTTTACAATTAAGTATTTCTTTTCATATGGGAAATTTTTTCTTCAGTTTTCCTTTTGTCATTTTACATTCTGGAATGATCTTTCCTCCTCTTTATTTTGCCTTCCAAAAACCGATTGGCCCTTTGATAGGTAAAGCAGTAAAAATGGGTGTAATTTCACTAATCGTTTTAAATGCATCCTTTGCCGCAAGTTTTGGATTTATATTTATTGCTATTTTTATCTTATGTTTACTACCTCTTTCTTTGGTTTTAGCAAAATACTTTTCTGTTACTTAA